Proteins encoded together in one Quercus lobata isolate SW786 chromosome 3, ValleyOak3.0 Primary Assembly, whole genome shotgun sequence window:
- the LOC115982004 gene encoding transcription factor JUNGBRUNNEN 1-like — protein MEVKKMSALVNGGKDDENFLPGFRFHPTDEELVGFYLQRKVDKKPICLDLIKHIDIYKHDPWDLPKNEAGSVGEKEWYFFCRRGRKYKNSVRPNRVTGSGFWKATGIDKAIYSVKEPHECIGLKKSLVYYRGSAGKGTKTDWMMHEFRLPASKSTNPSVTKNTTQEAEVWTLCRILKRDVSYKKWQEISSKPSLTDSSCTTSCSFDSNIDRDRYLNFGASAAIENERKHFSDIYERNQFSAGQLSLTGEVPYMASCVSDLNPNGDDYSKEGNWDELMPMVEFATDPSMLYSFR, from the exons ATGGAGGTGAAGAAGATGAGCGCTTTAGTTAATGGTGGTAAAGATGatgaaaatttccttcctgGGTTTCGCTTTCATCCAACTGATGAAGAACTTGTAGGGTTTTATCTTCAAAGGAAGGTGGATAAGAAACCTATTTGTCTTGACCTCATCAAACATATTGATATATACAAACATGATCCATGGGATCTTCCAA AAAATGAAGCTGGTAGTGTTGGAGAAAAAGAGTGGTACTTCTTTTGcagaagaggaagaaagtaCAAGAATAGTGTAAGACCCAACAGGGTCACCGGATCTGGATTTTGGAAAGCTACTGGCATAGACAAGGCTATATATTCTGTCAAAGAACCTCATGAATGCATTGGCCTGAAAAAGTCCTTAGTCTATTATAGAGGAAGCGCTGGAAAAGGTACCAAGACTGATTGGATGATGCATGAGTTCCGTCTCCCAGCAAGTAAAAGCACCAACCCTTCCGTCACTAAAAACACTACTCAAGAAGCA GAAGTTTGGACACTCTGTAGAATTTTAAAGCGAGATGTTTCTTATAAAAAGTGGCAAGAGATCTCTTCTAAACCAAGTCTGACTGATTCAAGCTGTACAACATCATGCAGCTTTGATTCCAACATTGACAGAGACAGGTATTTGAACTTTGGAGCCTCCGCTGCAATAGAAAATGAAAGGAAGCATTTCAGTGATATCTATGAAAGGAACCAGTTCAGTGCAGGACAGCTGAGCTTAACAGGTGAAGTCCCATATATGGCTTCATGTGTTAGCGATTTGAACCCAAACGGAGATGATTATTCTAAAGAAGGAAACTGGGATGAGCTCATGCCAATGGTTGAATTTGCAACTGATCCATCAATGCTATATAGTTTTAGGTAG